From the Lolium rigidum isolate FL_2022 chromosome 2, APGP_CSIRO_Lrig_0.1, whole genome shotgun sequence genome, one window contains:
- the LOC124685799 gene encoding nicotinamide/nicotinic acid mononucleotide adenylyltransferase-like, whose protein sequence is GDGRGGASQGGVVLVATGSFNPPTYMHLRMFELAKDELQQRGYSVLGGYMSPVNDAYKKKDLLPAIHRIRLCELACGSSSFVMVDPWEAMQKGYQRTLTVLSRVKNSLCKDGLADQGSLKVMLLCGSDLLESFSTPGVWIPDQVRAICKDFGVVCIRREGNDVQRLISKSETLQECRDNIISVDEIVPNQISSSRVRGCIRRCLSIKYLTCDEVIEYIREHKLYMEIEETDTRS, encoded by the exons GGTGATGGCAGGGGTGGGGCAAGCCAAGGTGGAGTTGTGTTGGTGGCCACCGGGAGCTTCAACCCTCCCACCTACATGCACCTGAGAATGTTTG AGCTGGCAAAGGATGAGTTGCAGCAGCGGGGGTACTCCGTGCTGGGTGGGTACATGTCCCCGGTGAATGATGCGTATAAGAAGAAG GACCTCTTACCGGCTATTCACCGAATCCGCCTTTGCGAACTGGCGTGTGGGAGCTCATCTTTCGTGATGGTTGATCCATGGGAG GCAATGCAGAAAGGTTATCAGCGCACCTTGACTGTTCTCTCGAGGGTTAAGAACTCTCTTTGCAAGGATGGCTTAGCTGATCAAG GTAGTCTCAAGGTAATGCTCTTATGTGGTTCTGACCTGCTTGAGTCTTTCAGCACCCCAGGAGTTTGGATTCCAGATCAG GTCAGGGCCATATGCAAAGACTTTGGTGTTGTTTGTATACGCAGAGAAGGAAACGATGTTCAAAGGCTAATATCCAAAAGCGAGACACTGCAAGAATGCAGG GATAACATCATTTCGGTTGATGAGATTGTGCCAAATCAGATCAGTTCATCCAGAGTAAG AGGATGTATAAGAAGATGTCTCTCGATAAAGTACCTCACTTGTGACGAAGTAATCGAGTACATTAGGGAGCACAAACTTTACATGGAAATTGAAGAGACTGATACCAGATCATGA